The following are encoded together in the Synergistales bacterium genome:
- a CDS encoding GNAT family N-acetyltransferase: protein MEPRATSVPGCTIRPATEEEVPLILRFIIELAEYEELGHEVEATEELLEQHLFGDRPRAEVVFACDRGTPVGFALFFCNFSTLQGKPGIYIEDIYVRPEARRRGIGASLFTFLAQLTLERGGGRMEWGVLSWNTPAREYYRSMGAAQQDRFILQRLTGEALRRVAGRTERT, encoded by the coding sequence ATGGAACCACGAGCAACGTCCGTACCCGGATGCACTATCCGTCCCGCCACAGAGGAGGAGGTACCGCTGATCCTCCGGTTCATCATCGAACTGGCGGAGTACGAGGAGCTGGGCCACGAGGTGGAGGCCACCGAGGAGCTGCTGGAGCAACACCTCTTCGGCGACCGGCCCCGGGCGGAGGTTGTCTTCGCCTGCGACCGCGGCACCCCTGTGGGGTTCGCCCTCTTTTTCTGCAATTTCTCCACCCTCCAGGGCAAACCGGGGATCTACATCGAGGACATCTACGTCCGCCCCGAAGCGCGGAGGCGGGGCATCGGCGCTTCGCTCTTCACCTTTCTCGCACAGCTGACGCTGGAACGGGGCGGCGGACGCATGGAGTGGGGCGTGCTCAGCTGGAACACGCCGGCCCGGGAGTACTACCGCTCCATGGGCGCGGCCCAGCAGGACCGGTTCATCCTCCAGCGCCTCACCGGCGAGGCGCTCCGGCGGGTGGCCGGCAGAACAGAGCGCACCTGA
- a CDS encoding Tm-1-like ATP-binding domain-containing protein produces the protein MKKVYVVGTCDTKYGELSYVKSAIEQQGLEVVLVDVGSRKPGGRADVPNTEVAAAHPDGAGFLDGIDDRGKAVAMMGEALEHYVGNRAGEIAGMIGLGGSGGTSLATRGMRALPIGVPKLMVSTVASGDVSPYVGPNDIAMMYSVTDVAGINKISSRVLGNAAHAMAGMVRHELPEPTDVKPAVGMTMFGVTTPCVDAVRSQLENRYDCLVFHATGTGGQSMEKLLESGMLVGVVDISTTEVCDLHMGGVMSAGEDRFGAVIRSGLPYVGSVGALDMVNFGAVDTVPEHYRNRNLYEHNPQVTLMRTTPEENRTMGEWIADKLNRCEGEVRFLIPLKGVSMIDAEGQPFHDPEADRALFEAIENNLHQTDKRRLIKHDMHINDPAFADELVRSFREIIEKGRLR, from the coding sequence ATGAAGAAGGTCTATGTGGTCGGCACCTGCGACACCAAGTACGGCGAGCTGTCCTACGTCAAGTCGGCGATCGAGCAGCAGGGATTGGAGGTGGTGCTCGTCGATGTGGGAAGCCGAAAGCCCGGCGGCAGGGCGGACGTGCCCAACACCGAGGTGGCCGCCGCCCACCCCGATGGCGCGGGCTTTCTCGACGGCATCGACGACCGCGGCAAAGCCGTGGCGATGATGGGCGAGGCGCTGGAACACTACGTCGGCAACCGCGCCGGCGAGATCGCCGGGATGATCGGCCTCGGCGGTTCCGGCGGCACCAGCCTGGCCACCCGGGGCATGCGCGCGCTGCCCATCGGCGTACCCAAGCTGATGGTCTCCACCGTGGCCTCCGGTGACGTCTCACCCTATGTGGGGCCCAACGACATCGCCATGATGTACTCGGTCACCGACGTGGCGGGGATCAACAAGATCTCCTCCCGGGTGCTGGGCAACGCCGCCCACGCCATGGCCGGCATGGTGCGGCACGAGCTGCCGGAACCGACGGACGTCAAACCGGCGGTGGGGATGACCATGTTCGGCGTCACCACGCCATGCGTGGACGCCGTGCGGTCACAGCTTGAAAACCGGTATGACTGCCTGGTCTTCCACGCCACCGGCACCGGCGGCCAGTCCATGGAGAAGCTCCTGGAGTCGGGCATGCTGGTGGGCGTGGTGGACATCTCCACCACCGAGGTCTGCGACCTCCACATGGGCGGCGTCATGAGCGCCGGGGAGGACCGATTCGGTGCGGTGATCCGCAGCGGATTGCCCTACGTAGGTTCCGTCGGGGCGCTGGACATGGTCAACTTCGGCGCCGTGGACACCGTTCCGGAGCACTACAGAAACCGCAACCTCTACGAGCACAACCCCCAGGTCACCCTCATGCGCACCACGCCGGAGGAGAACAGGACCATGGGCGAGTGGATCGCCGACAAGCTCAACCGGTGCGAGGGCGAGGTCCGCTTTCTGATCCCGCTGAAAGGGGTCTCCATGATCGACGCCGAGGGCCAGCCCTTCCACGATCCCGAGGCCGACCGGGCGCTCTTCGAGGCCATCGAGAACAACCTGCACCAGACGGACAAACGACGGCTCATCAAGCACGATATGCACATCAACGACCCGGCCTTCGCCGACGAACTCGTGCGGAGCTTCCGGGAGATTATCGAGAAAGGGAGGTTACGATGA
- a CDS encoding IclR family transcriptional regulator — MYNETQREVVAVTEERGLVQSVVRSLDILELLNREPAAGVSQIAGRLGLDKSTVHRLLTTLRAKGYVRQDPDTQSYSNSLKLLELGLSSVDRKGLMRKARPHLETLAAATRETVNLALLDGVDIVYVDKIESTEVIRADLGVGRSWPAYATSLGKAILSHLPEERVQSLFRNEGFAKLTANTLDSLEELLTDLRTTRRRGYAIDNEELLPGLACVAAAVTGFSGEPLGAVSVAYPRYRYQQGSAAEQRIIEAVATTARDISHELGHTGAAFPTGT, encoded by the coding sequence TTGTATAATGAAACACAGAGAGAGGTGGTCGCCGTGACGGAGGAGCGCGGTCTGGTGCAGTCGGTGGTCCGTTCGCTGGATATCCTGGAGCTGCTCAACAGGGAGCCGGCCGCGGGTGTTTCGCAAATCGCCGGGCGGCTCGGCCTGGACAAGAGTACCGTCCACCGGCTGCTCACAACGCTCAGGGCAAAGGGATACGTCAGGCAGGATCCCGACACCCAGAGCTACTCCAACAGCCTCAAGCTGCTGGAGCTGGGGCTCTCCTCGGTGGACCGAAAGGGGCTCATGCGGAAGGCCCGCCCCCACCTCGAAACACTCGCCGCGGCAACAAGGGAAACCGTCAACCTTGCCCTTCTGGACGGCGTCGACATCGTCTACGTCGACAAGATCGAGAGCACCGAGGTGATCAGGGCCGATCTCGGCGTGGGGCGCAGCTGGCCCGCCTACGCCACAAGTCTGGGCAAGGCGATCCTCTCCCACCTCCCGGAGGAGCGGGTGCAGAGCCTCTTCCGAAACGAAGGGTTCGCCAAGCTCACCGCCAACACTCTGGACTCCCTGGAGGAACTGCTGACCGATTTGCGCACCACTCGACGGCGGGGCTACGCGATCGACAACGAGGAGCTCCTCCCCGGTCTGGCCTGCGTCGCCGCGGCGGTCACCGGCTTCAGCGGCGAACCGCTGGGGGCCGTGAGCGTAGCCTATCCCCGCTATCGCTACCAACAGGGGTCGGCGGCGGAACAGCGGATCATCGAAGCGGTTGCAACCACAGCACGGGACATCTCCCACGAACTGGGGCACACAGGCGCGGCGTTCCCTACGGGCACGTAA
- the panB gene encoding 3-methyl-2-oxobutanoate hydroxymethyltransferase: MAKKKGRLDFIKMKKEGEQVAWVTAYDFPTASFVEQAGMDMILVGDSMGMVVYGYNGTIPVTMDDSIRHCQAVRRGAPNTFCIGDLPFLSYQTSDSDAVLNAGRFLKEADMDAVKLEGGKRVLSKIEAIANAGILVMGHIGLTPQSSGVLGGFKAQGRDPKSARALIDDALAIQEAGAWALLLEAVPPELTQFLTKKMEIPVYSIGAGGPCDGQLLICGDMLGQFQAFTPKFVKKYANVAEVEINAFKEYVNDVKTGQFPTDEHCYHILSQHEDEYYKMLKEYE, encoded by the coding sequence ATGGCTAAGAAGAAAGGGCGTCTTGATTTCATCAAGATGAAGAAAGAGGGCGAGCAGGTGGCGTGGGTCACCGCCTACGACTTCCCCACCGCCTCCTTCGTGGAACAGGCGGGCATGGACATGATCCTGGTGGGCGACTCCATGGGCATGGTGGTCTACGGCTACAACGGGACCATCCCGGTGACCATGGACGACAGCATCCGCCACTGCCAGGCCGTCCGGAGGGGCGCGCCGAACACCTTCTGCATCGGCGACCTCCCCTTCCTCTCCTACCAGACCTCGGACAGCGACGCCGTCCTCAACGCAGGGCGCTTCCTGAAAGAGGCCGATATGGACGCCGTCAAACTGGAGGGCGGGAAGCGGGTGCTCTCCAAGATCGAGGCCATCGCCAACGCCGGGATCCTGGTGATGGGACACATCGGCCTCACCCCCCAGAGTTCCGGTGTACTGGGCGGCTTCAAGGCCCAGGGCCGGGACCCCAAGAGCGCCAGGGCCCTCATCGACGACGCCCTTGCCATCCAGGAGGCCGGCGCCTGGGCGCTGCTGCTGGAAGCCGTGCCGCCCGAGCTGACCCAGTTCCTGACCAAAAAGATGGAGATCCCCGTCTACTCCATCGGCGCCGGCGGCCCCTGCGACGGCCAGCTGCTGATCTGCGGCGACATGCTGGGCCAGTTCCAGGCCTTCACGCCCAAGTTCGTCAAGAAGTACGCCAACGTCGCCGAGGTGGAGATCAACGCCTTCAAGGAGTACGTCAACGACGTCAAGACCGGCCAGTTCCCCACCGACGAGCACTGCTACCACATCCTCTCCCAGCACGAGGACGAATACTACAAGATGCTCAAGGAGTACGAGTAG
- a CDS encoding TRAP transporter large permease — translation MGLIVTITILIITIVIGVPIVFAFGTSLLYMVFVMGYQSDALLSSGYSKLNTIVLLAIPLFILAGGIMERGHIGDSLVSFINIFVGKIRGGLGAVAIIASGLFGAISGSAAATLSCIGSIMFPKLREAGYSKGHAASIIVNAAPLGLLIPPSSIQIIYAWSANQSVLTCFLATIGPGIILSVLLCTVNWFISRKSRSIGAAMAQQALLSAGESNWRKSMRALPALAMPVIILGGIYGGIMTPTEAAAVAVVYAIPVGFFVYRKLTFSSLKAALVETGTTTGVLMVMFLIVMILSRIFVMERLPNKVIDVFMMISEDPRMILIMVNLFMVMIGMLMDDVSGTLLCTPLLLPLMIEIGVNPIQFAAILGVNLGMGNITPPTAPLLYLGGRLGKVSIQEMLSPTMLMIVFAWIPTLIITTYVPAVSLALPSWFIGRILF, via the coding sequence ATGGGTCTGATCGTTACCATTACCATTTTGATCATCACGATTGTCATCGGTGTCCCCATTGTCTTTGCCTTCGGCACATCGCTGCTGTACATGGTCTTTGTGATGGGGTACCAGTCGGATGCCCTTCTCTCCAGCGGGTACAGCAAGCTGAACACCATCGTGCTCCTGGCGATCCCCCTGTTCATCCTGGCGGGAGGTATCATGGAGCGGGGCCATATCGGGGATTCGCTGGTCAGTTTCATCAATATCTTTGTGGGGAAGATCCGGGGCGGCCTCGGTGCCGTCGCCATCATCGCCTCGGGGCTCTTCGGCGCCATCTCCGGGAGCGCGGCGGCCACACTCTCCTGTATCGGCAGCATCATGTTCCCGAAGCTTCGGGAGGCCGGATACAGCAAGGGGCACGCTGCCTCGATCATCGTGAACGCTGCACCGCTGGGGCTGCTGATCCCGCCGAGTTCCATCCAGATCATCTATGCCTGGAGCGCCAACCAGTCTGTCCTCACCTGTTTTCTGGCAACGATTGGGCCGGGCATCATCCTCTCTGTTTTGTTGTGCACCGTCAACTGGTTTATCTCCAGAAAATCCCGCTCCATCGGGGCGGCGATGGCCCAGCAGGCACTGCTCAGTGCCGGGGAGAGCAATTGGCGTAAAAGCATGAGGGCCCTCCCCGCCCTGGCCATGCCGGTGATTATCCTCGGGGGAATCTACGGCGGTATCATGACCCCTACGGAGGCGGCGGCAGTAGCTGTCGTCTACGCCATCCCGGTGGGGTTCTTTGTCTACCGGAAGCTCACATTCTCCTCACTCAAGGCGGCGCTTGTCGAAACGGGTACCACCACAGGCGTACTGATGGTCATGTTTCTGATCGTCATGATCCTCAGCCGGATCTTTGTGATGGAGCGTCTCCCCAACAAGGTGATCGACGTTTTCATGATGATCTCCGAGGACCCACGGATGATCCTGATCATGGTGAACCTCTTTATGGTGATGATCGGGATGCTGATGGACGATGTGAGCGGAACGCTGCTCTGCACGCCTCTCCTGTTGCCGCTTATGATCGAGATCGGGGTGAATCCCATCCAGTTTGCTGCCATCCTGGGCGTCAACCTGGGGATGGGCAATATCACGCCCCCGACGGCGCCACTACTGTACCTGGGCGGGAGGCTCGGGAAGGTGAGTATCCAGGAGATGCTCTCGCCGACAATGCTCATGATTGTCTTTGCCTGGATCCCCACGCTGATCATCACCACCTACGTGCCGGCGGTCTCGCTGGCTCTGCCCAGCTGGTTCATCGGCCGGATTCTCTTTTAG
- a CDS encoding saccharopine dehydrogenase NADP-binding domain-containing protein, whose protein sequence is MTKRILQLGYGKQGKLVLEDLVRTGEFDELVVADAAPHFLREIRAVDDPRVKPVSFDVDDYHGMVEMMKKADVVVELLPIRFTMQVAQAAVEAGTHLVSSVFIRDWSVQDPEGVRRQQREMEEIDRIAGEKGLTVLKEFGMDPGLDVVVAGEAVKQLDEVKVLYNYGAGFPEHRLSNANPLGYKFTWSIVDTVCSYSIPGRLLKNGEYTEVAADEMFLPENTHTLDLQEMGGPLECFVNGYGDSLAELFPSIADTATSLGRFICRWPGHRALWEKLIKMGFAGTEPIDVDGARVAPAYFCAELLGSQEQFHYGPGERDAALIRSDVRGYRNGEPTRVVMQLIDFRDLETGYTAMQRTVAFPMSIATQMILQGDFSKPGIAEPSDVPFEPFLKELRKRGLDVSRKEERWDGSQEPGGRE, encoded by the coding sequence ATGACGAAACGGATTCTACAGCTGGGCTACGGGAAACAGGGCAAGCTTGTACTGGAAGATCTCGTCAGGACGGGGGAATTCGACGAACTGGTGGTGGCCGATGCGGCGCCGCACTTTCTCCGGGAGATCCGTGCCGTTGATGATCCAAGGGTGAAGCCGGTCTCGTTTGATGTGGACGATTACCACGGGATGGTCGAAATGATGAAGAAGGCCGACGTGGTCGTCGAACTGCTGCCGATCCGATTCACCATGCAGGTGGCGCAGGCGGCGGTCGAGGCCGGCACACATCTGGTGAGCTCGGTCTTCATCAGAGACTGGAGCGTACAGGATCCGGAGGGAGTGCGGCGGCAGCAGCGCGAGATGGAGGAGATCGACCGCATCGCCGGGGAGAAGGGGCTCACCGTACTGAAGGAATTCGGCATGGACCCGGGGCTGGATGTGGTGGTCGCCGGGGAGGCTGTCAAACAGCTCGACGAGGTGAAGGTGCTCTACAACTACGGAGCCGGCTTCCCGGAACACAGGCTTTCCAATGCCAATCCGCTGGGCTATAAGTTCACCTGGTCTATTGTGGATACAGTCTGCTCCTACAGCATCCCCGGGCGGCTTCTGAAGAACGGCGAATACACGGAGGTCGCCGCCGACGAGATGTTCCTTCCGGAGAACACGCACACGCTCGATCTCCAGGAGATGGGCGGACCCCTGGAGTGTTTTGTCAACGGGTACGGAGACTCCCTGGCCGAGCTGTTCCCCTCCATCGCCGATACGGCCACGTCGCTGGGGCGCTTTATCTGCCGCTGGCCGGGGCACCGCGCCCTCTGGGAGAAGCTGATCAAGATGGGTTTTGCGGGCACCGAGCCCATCGATGTTGATGGAGCCAGGGTGGCGCCGGCCTATTTCTGCGCCGAACTGCTCGGTTCCCAGGAGCAGTTCCACTACGGTCCGGGCGAGCGCGATGCGGCGCTGATCCGTTCCGATGTGAGGGGCTACAGAAACGGCGAACCCACCCGCGTGGTGATGCAGCTCATCGATTTCCGGGACCTCGAAACCGGGTACACGGCGATGCAGCGGACGGTGGCCTTCCCCATGTCCATAGCGACCCAGATGATTCTGCAGGGAGACTTTTCCAAACCGGGGATCGCCGAACCCAGCGATGTCCCCTTCGAGCCCTTCCTGAAGGAGCTGCGCAAGCGCGGCCTGGATGTCTCGCGGAAAGAGGAACGCTGGGACGGAAGCCAGGAGCCTGGCGGCAGGGAATAG
- a CDS encoding phosphoenolpyruvate hydrolase family protein, producing the protein MKGFEREELLARFRKMIEENDPIIGGGAGTGISAKWEEAGGIDLIVIYNSGRYRMAGRGSLAGLLAYGNANEIVAEMAREVIPVVKHTPVLAGINGTDPFVIWDEFFDRLEKLGFSGVQNFPTVGLIDGVFRANLEETNMGYDLEVEAIRRAHERGLLTTPYVFSTEDARKMTEAGADIIVAHMGLTTSGAIGAKTAKTLDDSVELIQEWAAAAREVREDVIVLCHGGPIAMPNDAQYVLERTEGINGFYGASSMERLPTEKAIKAQIEEFKKVTF; encoded by the coding sequence ATGAAAGGATTTGAGCGGGAGGAACTGCTGGCGCGGTTCCGGAAGATGATCGAGGAGAACGACCCCATCATCGGCGGCGGCGCCGGCACCGGCATCTCCGCCAAGTGGGAGGAGGCCGGGGGCATCGACCTGATCGTCATCTACAACTCCGGCCGCTACCGCATGGCCGGACGGGGATCGCTGGCCGGACTGCTGGCCTACGGCAACGCCAACGAGATCGTCGCCGAGATGGCCCGGGAGGTCATCCCGGTGGTCAAGCACACCCCTGTACTGGCCGGCATCAACGGCACGGATCCCTTCGTCATCTGGGACGAGTTCTTCGACCGCCTGGAGAAGCTGGGCTTCTCGGGCGTCCAGAACTTCCCCACCGTGGGGCTCATCGACGGCGTCTTCCGGGCCAACCTGGAGGAGACCAACATGGGCTACGACCTGGAGGTGGAGGCCATCCGCCGGGCCCACGAGCGGGGGCTGCTCACCACCCCCTACGTCTTCAGCACCGAGGACGCCCGGAAGATGACCGAAGCCGGCGCGGACATCATCGTCGCCCATATGGGGCTCACCACCAGCGGTGCCATCGGCGCCAAAACGGCAAAAACGCTGGACGACTCGGTGGAGCTGATCCAGGAGTGGGCGGCGGCGGCCCGGGAGGTCCGGGAGGACGTGATCGTCCTCTGCCACGGCGGCCCCATCGCCATGCCCAACGACGCCCAGTACGTGCTGGAACGCACCGAGGGGATCAACGGATTCTACGGCGCCTCCAGCATGGAGCGGCTGCCCACCGAGAAGGCCATCAAAGCCCAGATCGAGGAATTCAAGAAGGTCACCTTCTGA
- a CDS encoding SRPBCC family protein, whose protein sequence is MPRVYESGIIPATPAEVWQRIRDFNALPDWHPAIARSELEGERDIGVVRHFFLNDGGELREQLLALSDRDRSCRYTIVESPMALTNYDATLRLYPVTATGETFVEWYAFFDVTEPGAEEETTQAVSGVFSSGIESLRAHFAG, encoded by the coding sequence ATGCCCAGAGTCTACGAAAGCGGGATCATTCCGGCCACACCGGCGGAGGTATGGCAGCGCATCCGGGATTTCAACGCCCTTCCCGACTGGCACCCGGCCATCGCCAGAAGCGAACTGGAGGGAGAGAGGGATATCGGCGTGGTCCGGCACTTCTTCCTCAACGATGGCGGCGAGCTGCGGGAGCAGCTGCTGGCCCTCTCCGACCGCGATCGGAGCTGCCGCTACACCATCGTGGAATCGCCCATGGCCCTCACCAACTACGACGCCACGCTCCGGCTCTATCCGGTGACAGCCACCGGCGAGACCTTCGTGGAGTGGTACGCCTTCTTCGACGTCACCGAACCAGGCGCGGAAGAAGAAACCACCCAGGCCGTCAGCGGCGTCTTCTCCAGCGGCATCGAGAGCCTGCGGGCGCACTTCGCAGGCTAG
- a CDS encoding TRAP transporter small permease subunit codes for MKQRGFVLEILIPKFLEWMLVVTQLLLSFAIVATVLFRYILHLDLYGSEEFILIFAFWLYLMGAAYGSYEDSHIQADIVKEYVKNPRLRFWMRFVVVSISTVTCLVINYWAFNYFVWGIVRDTRSIAWRIPMVIPQSAILVGFSIMSLYLVLDLLRLIGRIRRGETTMETGGVS; via the coding sequence ATGAAACAGAGAGGCTTTGTTCTGGAAATCCTTATTCCGAAATTCCTCGAATGGATGCTCGTCGTTACCCAGTTGCTGCTTTCCTTCGCGATCGTGGCAACGGTCCTCTTTCGTTATATACTCCATCTTGACCTGTATGGGAGTGAGGAGTTCATCCTCATCTTCGCCTTCTGGCTGTATCTGATGGGTGCGGCCTACGGTTCCTACGAGGACAGTCACATTCAGGCGGATATCGTGAAGGAATACGTCAAAAACCCACGCCTCAGGTTCTGGATGCGTTTTGTCGTCGTTTCCATCTCCACAGTGACCTGTCTGGTGATCAACTACTGGGCTTTCAACTACTTTGTCTGGGGGATTGTGCGGGACACGCGGTCCATCGCATGGCGGATTCCCATGGTCATTCCCCAGAGCGCCATCCTTGTCGGCTTCTCGATCATGAGTCTCTACCTGGTACTGGATCTTCTGCGCCTTATCGGCCGCATCCGGCGCGGCGAGACCACCATGGAGACAGGGGGTGTCTCCTGA
- a CDS encoding glycoside hydrolase family 3 protein, giving the protein MGGVWKGDRFVSARRQRGRKAAAGILGLMVVLLLTLVQAGPAEARSRTADLSLEELVGQALAITLEGRQVTGANLMDLAEIKPGGVVLYTATGNIGTTEQVAGFAEEMQRWALRTSGIPLFVAIDQEGGWVNRIREGVTLFPGNMALGAAGAPSLAREAARDMGEELRALGINVDFAPVVDVNSNPRNPIIGSRSFGSSPREVAAFGIEAVKGYLEGGVLPVLKHFPGHGDTAVDSHLGLPLVSRDRASLESIDLRPFREAVADGAPAVMTAHIRVPALEPAPLPATFSRKILQGLLREEMGFRGVIFADSMGMGAIRKHWGAGEAAVAAFRAGVDMLIYGADPDYSREKIRRVKAALVEAVEKGEIPRERLEASVERILEAKERLGLFDDPFPGKQLSATLATPDRQALAREIARRAVTVVRNRGGVIPVGEPGPFPVLWPGGWTTTQALLERHCPMLEPVLVADELTEDAIEGIEERLSGREVVFAGCFDLFRRPAMKRLLRRLPADKLVLLSFRAPYDLMELPDAAGAVAVYSSTPPSFGALGDYLSGRLEPQGRLPVHLDLP; this is encoded by the coding sequence ATGGGAGGAGTATGGAAAGGCGATCGGTTTGTGTCCGCCCGGAGGCAGCGAGGGCGGAAGGCGGCTGCGGGGATCCTGGGGCTCATGGTGGTGCTGTTGCTGACATTGGTGCAGGCCGGCCCTGCGGAGGCACGGTCCCGGACGGCCGATCTCTCCCTGGAGGAGCTGGTGGGACAGGCCCTGGCCATCACCCTGGAGGGCAGGCAGGTGACCGGCGCCAACCTGATGGACCTGGCGGAGATCAAGCCGGGTGGTGTGGTGCTCTACACGGCTACGGGGAACATCGGGACCACGGAGCAGGTGGCCGGGTTCGCCGAGGAGATGCAGCGCTGGGCCCTGCGCACCTCGGGGATACCCCTTTTTGTCGCCATCGATCAGGAGGGCGGCTGGGTGAACAGGATCCGCGAAGGGGTGACCCTCTTCCCCGGCAACATGGCTCTGGGGGCCGCGGGAGCACCCTCGCTGGCCCGGGAAGCGGCGAGGGACATGGGAGAGGAACTCCGGGCGCTGGGGATCAACGTCGACTTCGCGCCTGTGGTGGACGTGAACAGCAATCCCCGGAATCCCATCATCGGCAGCCGCTCCTTCGGCTCCTCGCCGAGGGAGGTGGCGGCTTTCGGGATAGAGGCCGTCAAGGGGTATCTCGAAGGCGGTGTCCTCCCGGTGCTCAAACACTTCCCCGGCCACGGCGATACGGCGGTGGACTCCCATCTGGGGCTGCCGCTGGTCTCCCGCGACCGGGCCAGCCTGGAGTCCATCGACCTGCGCCCCTTCCGCGAGGCTGTGGCGGATGGTGCGCCGGCGGTGATGACCGCCCATATCCGCGTGCCGGCCCTGGAGCCCGCACCGCTGCCGGCCACCTTCTCCAGAAAGATCCTGCAGGGGCTGCTCCGGGAGGAGATGGGATTTCGCGGCGTCATCTTCGCCGACTCCATGGGGATGGGCGCCATCCGAAAGCACTGGGGCGCCGGCGAGGCGGCCGTTGCGGCCTTCCGCGCCGGTGTGGACATGCTGATCTACGGCGCCGACCCCGACTACAGCAGGGAGAAGATCCGCAGGGTGAAAGCGGCTCTGGTGGAAGCCGTCGAGAAGGGCGAGATCCCCAGAGAGCGCCTGGAGGCCTCGGTGGAACGGATCCTGGAGGCCAAGGAGCGGCTGGGTCTCTTTGACGATCCCTTCCCGGGGAAACAGCTCTCCGCCACGCTGGCGACGCCCGACCGCCAAGCGCTGGCCCGGGAGATCGCCCGGCGGGCGGTGACGGTAGTCCGCAACCGCGGCGGCGTCATCCCCGTCGGCGAGCCGGGGCCCTTTCCTGTACTCTGGCCGGGCGGCTGGACCACGACGCAAGCCTTGCTGGAACGGCACTGCCCCATGCTGGAGCCGGTTCTCGTCGCCGATGAGCTCACGGAAGACGCAATTGAGGGGATCGAAGAGCGGCTCTCCGGCCGTGAGGTGGTCTTCGCCGGCTGTTTCGACCTCTTCCGGCGTCCGGCGATGAAGCGGCTGCTGCGGCGTCTCCCGGCCGATAAGCTGGTGCTGCTCTCCTTCCGGGCCCCCTACGACCTGATGGAACTGCCCGATGCGGCAGGCGCGGTCGCTGTCTACAGCAGCACCCCGCCGAGTTTCGGGGCCCTGGGCGACTACCTCTCCGGGCGGCTGGAGCCCCAGGGCCGTCTGCCCGTTCATCTGGATCTTCCCTAG
- a CDS encoding LysE family translocator: MTTHIEFVPLATFIGIMVFTPGPNNVSSASMGLNFGYRRSMPYIGGLLVGTFAVTFLSGCFSGALVTLLPQVAGWMRWFGAAYILWMAWGVLQTSWTVDEAASLKPLGFLRGLLLPVVNPKLFICNVTLFTTFLSPVAGRPLPLLLVVGMLSVVDFTAISLWAFSGTALGRYVEGGRVRGIVNAILALLLAYTAVSLFRM, encoded by the coding sequence GTGACGACACATATCGAGTTTGTACCGCTTGCGACCTTTATCGGCATCATGGTCTTCACGCCGGGGCCGAACAATGTCTCCAGCGCTTCCATGGGGCTGAATTTCGGCTACCGCCGCTCCATGCCCTACATCGGCGGGCTGCTGGTGGGGACCTTCGCGGTCACCTTCCTGAGCGGCTGCTTCTCCGGGGCGCTGGTGACACTCCTCCCCCAGGTCGCTGGGTGGATGCGCTGGTTCGGCGCCGCCTACATCCTCTGGATGGCCTGGGGGGTCCTGCAGACCAGCTGGACCGTGGACGAAGCCGCCTCCCTCAAGCCTCTGGGGTTCCTCCGGGGTCTCCTGCTGCCGGTGGTGAATCCCAAGCTCTTCATCTGCAATGTGACGCTTTTCACTACCTTTCTCAGCCCTGTGGCGGGCCGACCGCTCCCCCTGCTGCTGGTGGTGGGGATGCTCTCCGTGGTGGACTTCACGGCCATCTCGCTCTGGGCCTTCAGCGGGACGGCGCTGGGCCGCTATGTCGAAGGGGGGAGGGTGCGGGGGATCGTCAACGCGATCCTGGCGCTGCTGCTGGCCTATACGGCGGTGAGCCTCTTCCGGATGTAG